A stretch of the Lolium perenne isolate Kyuss_39 chromosome 3, Kyuss_2.0, whole genome shotgun sequence genome encodes the following:
- the LOC127341507 gene encoding uncharacterized protein isoform X2, whose product MLVLLDAVMMLVLLRMLPQVAAVRCTAFGLGMLARLLFLTAAETAAAASSFYQPRDLFNEETWKKVTSQILKIGVLPFDPALAIVVDSGEHRRSTVSCLSRCTMRC is encoded by the exons ATGCTGGTGCTCCTCGATGCGGTGATGATGCTGGTGCTCCTCCGGATGTTGCCCCAGGTCGCGGCAGTACGGTGCACTGCGTTCGGCCTCGG GATGTTGGCCAGGCTGCTCTTTCTGACAGCCGCTGAAACTGCCGCTGCTGCATCGTCCTTCTATCAGCCA CGTGATCTTTTCAATGAAGAAACATGGAAGAAGGTAACCAGCCAAATATTGAAAATTGGAGTGCTACCATTTGACCCAGCTCTAGCAATTGTGGTAGACTCCGGTGAGCACAGGAGGAGCACGGTGAGCTGCCTGTCGAGGTGCACAATGAGGTGCTGA
- the LOC127341507 gene encoding uncharacterized protein isoform X1: MLVLLDAVMMLVLLRMLPQVAAVRCTAFGLGYKLLWMLARLLFLTAAETAAAASSFYQPRDLFNEETWKKVTSQILKIGVLPFDPALAIVVDSGEHRRSTVSCLSRCTMRC; this comes from the exons ATGCTGGTGCTCCTCGATGCGGTGATGATGCTGGTGCTCCTCCGGATGTTGCCCCAGGTCGCGGCAGTACGGTGCACTGCGTTCGGCCTCGGGTACAAATTGCTATG GATGTTGGCCAGGCTGCTCTTTCTGACAGCCGCTGAAACTGCCGCTGCTGCATCGTCCTTCTATCAGCCA CGTGATCTTTTCAATGAAGAAACATGGAAGAAGGTAACCAGCCAAATATTGAAAATTGGAGTGCTACCATTTGACCCAGCTCTAGCAATTGTGGTAGACTCCGGTGAGCACAGGAGGAGCACGGTGAGCTGCCTGTCGAGGTGCACAATGAGGTGCTGA